The following nucleotide sequence is from Acyrthosiphon pisum isolate AL4f chromosome A2, pea_aphid_22Mar2018_4r6ur, whole genome shotgun sequence.
ACGGTGGATaaacaaaatactataatagtaacaatatttgtTAGTACGTCGTTTatgtaataaaagtatataaatcatGATAAGCattatgtgattaaaaaaagCCACGGTCGTGTATCTTTAGCAAGTCCTGGGTAACTTGGTCAGACGAAAAATCGCTTTAAATGATCGCGCACGACGAATCTATGGACGAACGCGGCGCCGTTGGCTTCCATCGGCAACGCGCACCACGCGAAGAACACGATCTTGGCAAGGAAGTAAAACGGTATGATCTGCAGCAAGTCGCCGCACAGCTGCTGCACGATGAGCACGGCCGCAAACGTTACCCAGTACGTGAGCCACCGGGTTGCCGGCGAAACAGGCGCGATGCGTCCGGTCCGTTCGGTGGGTTCCGGCGGCGACGGTGTCTCAGGCTGGCCGTCTTCCTTTACCATCAGATCGATGGTCGCATACATG
It contains:
- the LOC100166477 gene encoding HVA22-like protein e translates to MAIMNVYNAIDLALRDRTRPWTAPFVWLEGRTGIGHVKLLVGSMVAALAFVIASGRMIMLISNLLGFAYPMYATIDLMVKEDGQPETPSPPEPTERTGRIAPVSPATRWLTYWVTFAAVLIVQQLCGDLLQIIPFYFLAKIVFFAWCALPMEANGAAFVHRFVVRDHLKRFFV